In one Magallana gigas chromosome 9, xbMagGiga1.1, whole genome shotgun sequence genomic region, the following are encoded:
- the LOC136271764 gene encoding uncharacterized protein: MKRHRSTSTGRFISASKKKRIDVFKANNVRKIINDHSYSSKLCDHGDNDSDIAECLPVVDDSEENSYASGDSLDRQIDNVNDTTEISWRQGRRIVELGFIVDKLSEGCSVCHSSVPLNITNTVHEIRYGLGSLLTIRCALCDGKTVVPTGKRHSGPNERQGQRTWEVNTKLALGMLHSGIGERKLSNLLSTLSIPPCSKTTLKKREREIGEALEDIARSSCADAPVREKDLTKESSISASFDGGWQKRGSGKSYSSLSGHAAFIGHKTGKCIAFSTRNKYCRKCDSALKKGCDVKEHDCRKNWEGSSKAMESDMCISMLKNLESNDVCVGTIIMDNDSTTISKARSEVKADLKKAVRQKSPSERLYK; encoded by the exons ATGAAGCGACATCGTTCTACATCGACTGGCAGGTTCATTTCAGCttccaaaaagaaaagaatcGACGTATTTAAAGCAAACAACGTAAGAAAGATTATTAATGACCACTCATATTCATCTAAGCTGTGTGATCATGGTGATAATGACTCTGACATCGCTGAGTGTTTACCGGTAGTTGATGATAGCGAGGAGAACAGTTACGCATCTGGTGATAGTTTAGATCGACAGATTGACAATGTTAACGATACAACAGAGATAAGCTGGCGGCAGGGAAGGCGAATAGTGGAGTTGGGGTTTATTGTAGACAAACTCTCTGAAGGCTGTTCTGTTTGCCACTCTTCTGTCCCTTTGAATATAACAAACACGGTACACGAGATACGTTATGGATTAGGCAGTTTATTAACCATCAGGTGTGCCCTTTGTGATGGAAAGACAGTTGTTCCAACTGGGAAGAGACATAGTGGGCCTAACGAACGTCAGGGACAAAGAACTTGGGAAGTCAACACAAAGTTAGCATTag GTATGTTACACAGTGGTATAGGGGAAAGAAAGTTGTCCAACTTATTGTCGACACTGAGCATTCCACCATGTTCCAAAACAACACTCaagaaaagagaaagagaaatagGTGAAGCCCTTGAAGATATAGCACGTTCCAGCTGTGCTGATGCTCCTGTCAGAGAAAAAGATCTCACAAA aGAATCTTCAATATCTGCATCGTTTGATGGTGGCTGGCAAAAGCGTGGATCTGGCAAATCCTACAGTAGCTTATCTG GCCATGCTGCCTTCATTGGACATAAGACTGGTAAATGCATTGCATTTTCAACAAGGAATAAATACTGTAGAAAGTGTGACAGCGCATTGAAGAAAGGATGTGATGTAAAAGAACATGATTGTAGAAAGAACTGGGAAGGTAGCTCCAAGGCTATGGAATCAGACATGTGTATATCTATGTTGAAAAATCTAGAGAGCAATGACGTGTGTGTTGGAACGATCATCATGGACAATGACTCTACAACGATATCTAAAGCTCGTTCAGAAGTGAAAGCGGACCTGAAAAAAGCAGTGCGACAGAAATCACCTTCTGAAAGACtttacaaataa
- the LOC136271808 gene encoding DNA polymerase III PolC-type-like, whose translation MLSPGEITKKISEEYDRKREKARERESTIQFKKRRREKKEQQSNHQKTCEVREGKSYETAVDMNNNICSDDISEIPPPQTEQTCKELIPGVEYAYVSFDLETTGLGNDSEITQIGAAYIHDKSYSQYLLPSKRISTSAIALTGLTVAGSQMYKEGEPVPSTSTSEGLTNFLQWLSSIHKPVVLVAHNARFDANAFCRALITNDMNGDAGKVIQGFVDTLSLFRKERPGLCSYKQTDLVKSFIQTDYNAHDAASDAKALLQLLTSQNFSEHILLQHSFSFDSYISLLHYHEMVQKNSSSLMCLVNNKVISKMIMTRIAKSGLSFSHLLLAYKRDSQHGVLRLLSENTCEGKPRVTSNKKIIGNLCSYIKDVCD comes from the exons ATGTTATCTCCTGGGGAAATAACCAAAAAGATTTCAGAGGAATATGACAGAAAAAGGGAGAAAGCAAGAGAAAGAGAAAGCACAATACAGTTCAAAAAGAGAAGAAGGGAAAAAAAGGAGCAGCAAAGTAATCACCAGAAAACTTGTGAAGTAAGAGAGGGAAAATCATATGAGACAGCAGTTGATATGAATAACAACATATGCTCTGATGATATTTCTGAAATACCTCCACCGCAAACTGAACAAACTTGCAAAGAACTGATACCTGGAGTGGAATATGCTTATGTGTCATTTGATCTTGAAACTACAGGACTTG GTAATGATTCTGAAATTACTCAGATTGGAGCAGCCTACATACACGACAAAAGCTACAGCCAGTATCTCCTGCCTTCTAAAAGGATTTCAACCAGTGCGATTGCTCTGACTGGTCTTACCGTTGCTGGGAGCCAAATGTACAAGGAAGGCGAACCTGTTCCATCAACATCCACATCTGAAGGACTTACCAACTTTTTACAGTGGCTTTCTTCAATTCATAAACCTGTTGTGTTAGTGGCTCATAATGCTAGATTTGACGCTAATGCTTTTTGTCGTGCTTTGATCACAAATGACATGAATGGTGATGCAGGGAAAGTTATTCAAGGATTTGTTGACACACTTTCACTCTTTAGAAAAGAAAGGCCTGGACTTTGCTCATACAAGCAAACTGACTTGGTCAAATCTTTCATTCAAACTGACTATAATGCACATGATGCAGCATCTGATGCAAAAGCTCTACTACAACTTCTTACTTCACAGAATTTTTCAGAACACATTTTACTTCAACACAGCTTTTCATTTGATTCGTACATTAGTCTACTTCATTATCATGAAATGGTGCAAAAAAACTCTTCCTCCCTAATGTGCTTAGTGAACAATAAAGTTATTTCTAAAATGATAATGACACGCATTGCGAAGTCAGGACTCTCTTTTTCCCACCTGTTACTGGCTTATAAAAGAGACTCTCAGCATGGTGTATTGCGATTGCTCTCCGAGAACACTTGTGAAGGGAAACCAAGAGtaacaagcaataaaaaaatcattggaaACCTTTGCTCTTACATTAAAGATGTTTGTGATTAA